In one window of Tellurirhabdus rosea DNA:
- a CDS encoding chemotaxis protein CheB, which translates to MKTERKVVVIGGSAGSIDVLLRLLPALRGPLRFAIVVVIHRKNAADSVLATLLAFKTEIPLKEVEDKDPILPNTIYLAPADYHLLLEREGFFSLDDSEKINFSRPSIDVTFETAADVYGAGAVGILLSGANADGAEGLNAIARAGGLTVVQQPETARVDFMPMQALAVAAVDRVLNTDDMAALLNGLNRQE; encoded by the coding sequence ATGAAGACAGAACGGAAAGTGGTGGTCATCGGCGGGTCGGCGGGGAGCATCGACGTGCTGCTCCGGCTACTGCCCGCCCTGCGGGGGCCGCTCCGTTTCGCAATCGTCGTGGTGATTCACCGCAAAAACGCCGCTGACTCGGTCCTGGCGACGCTGCTGGCCTTTAAAACCGAAATCCCGCTCAAAGAGGTGGAGGATAAAGACCCGATCCTGCCGAACACCATCTACCTGGCTCCGGCCGACTACCACCTGCTTTTGGAGCGGGAAGGCTTTTTTTCACTGGATGATTCCGAAAAAATCAACTTCAGCCGCCCGTCCATTGACGTGACGTTCGAGACGGCGGCGGATGTGTACGGGGCCGGGGCCGTCGGGATTCTGCTGTCGGGAGCCAACGCCGACGGGGCGGAAGGGCTGAACGCCATTGCCCGGGCGGGCGGACTGACGGTCGTGCAGCAGCCCGAAACGGCCCGGGTGGATTTTATGCCCATGCAGGCGCTGGCGGTGGCGGCGGTGGATCGGGTCCTGAATACGGACGACATGGCCGCCCTCCTCAACGGCCTCAACCGGCAGGAGTAA
- the ccoS gene encoding cbb3-type cytochrome oxidase assembly protein CcoS has translation MQVIFFMIGVSLLMALGFLGAFFWSMRTGQNDDLYTPSMRMLLDDTSSEPSSSHNKPVSVTK, from the coding sequence ATGCAAGTCATCTTCTTCATGATTGGCGTAAGTCTTCTGATGGCACTCGGGTTTCTGGGGGCTTTTTTCTGGTCGATGCGAACCGGCCAGAACGATGATCTCTACACGCCCTCCATGCGGATGCTGCTTGATGATACCAGTTCTGAACCTTCCTCGTCACATAATAAACCTGTTTCTGTAACTAAGTAA
- the ccoN gene encoding cytochrome-c oxidase, cbb3-type subunit I: MNVSLEPSAHAAPERRQPGTAAAPVVERFAYDNLIVRNFGIATIIWGIVGMLVGVIAATQLFAPAANLGNQYTTFGRIRPLHTNAVIFAFVGNAIFMGVYYSLQRLCKARMFSDLLSKIHFWGWQLIIVSAALTLPLGITTSKEYAELEWPIDIAITLMWVVFGINMFGTIIKRRERHLYVAIWFYIATFITVAVLHLTNSMEMPVNFLKSYSLYAGVQDALVQWWYGHNAVAFFLTTPYLGMMYYFLPKMANRPVYSYKLSILHFWALIFIYIWAGPHHLLYSSLPDWAQSLGVVFSIMLIAPSWGGMINGLLTLRGAWDKVREDAILKFMVVGLTGYGMATFEGPMLSLKNVNAIAHFTDWVVAHVHVGALAWNGFLTFAMLYWLIPRMYHTPLFSKKLVNVHFWIGTLGILFYAVPMYISGFTQGMMWKDFTDEGVLKYPSFLETTLQILPMHMMRAAGGVLYLTGTIIMAYNLFKTMAAGSLTANEAAEAPALEKAYTPTGHDAYWHRWFERKPIPLLVGSLVVILIGSLIELVPTFMVESNVPTISTVQPYTALEVEGRDLYIKEGCVSCHSQLVRPFRSETERYGEYAKAGEFVYDHPFLWGSKRTGPDLLREGGKYPDSWHYHHMREPASMSPGSIMPAYPWLLEQSLSYARTGDKLEALKAVGVPYDNIQIANAQADAEAQAQKIAANLAKEGIKVAPDKEIVALIAYLQRLGTDIKKLETAQK; encoded by the coding sequence ATGAATGTATCTCTCGAACCTTCTGCACACGCGGCCCCGGAAAGGCGTCAGCCCGGCACCGCCGCCGCGCCTGTAGTGGAGCGTTTCGCGTACGACAACCTGATTGTCCGCAACTTCGGTATCGCCACCATCATCTGGGGTATCGTGGGAATGCTGGTCGGGGTGATCGCCGCGACGCAGCTTTTTGCGCCGGCCGCCAACCTCGGTAACCAGTACACCACGTTTGGCCGGATTCGCCCGCTGCACACCAACGCGGTTATTTTTGCCTTCGTTGGGAACGCCATTTTCATGGGTGTTTATTACTCCCTGCAACGGCTTTGTAAAGCCCGGATGTTCTCGGACCTGCTGAGCAAGATTCACTTCTGGGGCTGGCAGCTCATCATCGTTTCGGCCGCTCTGACGCTGCCGCTGGGAATCACCACCTCCAAGGAGTACGCCGAACTGGAATGGCCGATCGACATCGCCATCACGCTGATGTGGGTGGTTTTCGGGATCAACATGTTCGGTACCATCATCAAGCGCCGGGAGCGTCACCTGTACGTGGCCATCTGGTTCTACATCGCGACCTTCATCACGGTGGCCGTGCTGCACCTGACGAACTCAATGGAAATGCCGGTCAACTTCCTGAAAAGCTACTCGCTGTACGCTGGGGTTCAGGATGCGCTCGTTCAATGGTGGTATGGTCACAATGCCGTGGCGTTCTTCCTGACGACGCCGTATCTGGGCATGATGTACTACTTCCTGCCGAAGATGGCCAACCGTCCGGTTTACTCCTACAAACTGTCGATTCTGCACTTCTGGGCCCTGATTTTCATCTACATCTGGGCGGGTCCGCACCACCTGCTGTACAGCTCGCTGCCCGACTGGGCGCAGTCGCTGGGCGTGGTGTTCTCGATCATGCTGATCGCTCCGTCCTGGGGCGGGATGATCAACGGGCTGCTGACGCTGCGCGGCGCCTGGGATAAAGTGCGCGAAGATGCGATTCTGAAGTTCATGGTCGTGGGTCTGACCGGCTACGGGATGGCTACCTTCGAAGGTCCGATGCTGTCGCTGAAAAACGTCAACGCCATCGCGCACTTCACGGACTGGGTCGTTGCCCACGTTCACGTCGGTGCCCTGGCCTGGAACGGCTTCCTGACCTTTGCGATGCTGTACTGGCTGATCCCGCGTATGTACCACACGCCGCTGTTCTCCAAGAAGCTCGTCAACGTTCACTTCTGGATCGGTACACTCGGTATCCTGTTTTACGCCGTTCCGATGTACATTTCCGGCTTTACACAGGGGATGATGTGGAAAGACTTCACGGATGAAGGTGTCCTGAAATACCCCAGCTTCCTGGAAACGACCCTGCAGATTCTGCCGATGCACATGATGCGGGCCGCGGGCGGTGTGCTCTACCTGACAGGTACCATCATTATGGCCTACAACCTGTTCAAGACCATGGCGGCGGGTTCGCTGACGGCCAACGAAGCGGCCGAAGCTCCGGCGCTGGAAAAAGCCTACACGCCGACCGGCCACGATGCCTACTGGCACCGCTGGTTTGAGCGCAAGCCTATCCCCCTGCTGGTGGGTTCCCTGGTGGTTATCCTGATCGGTTCGCTGATCGAACTCGTGCCGACCTTCATGGTGGAATCGAACGTACCGACCATCTCCACGGTGCAGCCCTACACGGCTCTGGAAGTTGAAGGCCGCGACCTGTACATCAAAGAAGGCTGCGTAAGCTGCCACAGCCAGCTGGTTCGTCCGTTCCGCTCGGAAACCGAACGCTACGGCGAGTACGCCAAAGCCGGCGAGTTCGTCTACGACCACCCGTTCCTGTGGGGTTCGAAGCGTACGGGTCCGGACCTGCTCCGCGAAGGCGGCAAGTATCCTGACTCATGGCACTACCACCACATGCGCGAACCGGCTTCCATGTCACCGGGCTCGATCATGCCTGCGTATCCGTGGCTGCTCGAACAGAGCCTGAGCTACGCCAGGACCGGCGATAAGCTGGAAGCGCTGAAAGCCGTTGGCGTGCCGTACGACAACATCCAGATCGCCAACGCCCAGGCCGACGCCGAAGCACAGGCGCAGAAGATTGCGGCGAACCTGGCCAAGGAAGGCATCAAAGTAGCCCCGGACAAGGAAATCGTCGCCCTGATTGCCTACCTGCAGCGCCTGGGAACGGACATCAAGAAGCTGGAAACAGCCCAAAAGTAA